The sequence below is a genomic window from Fusobacterium sp. IOR10.
ATTTTTTATTTCACTATCCTCTAATACCACGCTAATATTATCATCTTCATATTTTTCCCCAGTATATCCATTAAAAACTATTCCTTGAATTTCAATTCCTTTTGTTTTTAAAAATTCTATTGTTAGCATAGTATGATTTATTCCTCCAACCTTAGTACTTGAAACTAAAATAATCGGTAATTTTAACTCTTTCATAATATCAAACATATAAACTTTATTTCTTATAACTGGAACGTATACTCCCCCTGCTCCTTCAACTATAACAGTTGAGTATTCTTTCTTTTTTATTTTTATTTTTTCATAAATTTTATTAATATCTATTTCCTTATTTTCCATTTCAGCTGCAAGATGAGGTGATACTTCTGGCATTAAAGTAACAGTACACATATCCTTATCATATTCAACTCCACTAAAATCACATACAAATTTAACATCTGGAGCTATTATTTTATCAGCTTTATAAAAACATCCACTTTGAATAGGTTTATAATAACCTGCATTCTCCCTTTCTTTTAAAGCTTTGTAGAGTAAAGCACTTATGTAAGTTTTCCCTATATCTGTCCCTATCCCAGTAACAAAATATCCTGATTTTAATTCTTTTTCCAAAAAAATCACT
It includes:
- the bioD gene encoding dethiobiotin synthase, producing the protein MEKELKSGYFVTGIGTDIGKTYISALLYKALKERENAGYYKPIQSGCFYKADKIIAPDVKFVCDFSGVEYDKDMCTVTLMPEVSPHLAAEMENKEIDINKIYEKIKIKKKEYSTVIVEGAGGVYVPVIRNKVYMFDIMKELKLPIILVSSTKVGGINHTMLTIEFLKTKGIEIQGIVFNGYTGEKYEDDNISVVLEDSEIKNYITVKKGQKSLEKNDLINLLGEKKNENK